The Agromyces mariniharenae genome includes a window with the following:
- a CDS encoding RNA polymerase sigma factor, translated as MSDVTDAAGAVVPADDADVDRARRALAAVWRIESARIIATLTRFVGDVGQAEDLAQEAMLEALRQWPVEGVPRNGGAWLTAVAKRRAIDGWRRRERLDERYAAMARDLEEEERTASGTFWDPDTIDDDVLRLVFVACHPVLSREAQIALTLRIVGGLSSEEIARAFLVPVATIQQRIVRAKKTLAAANVPFEVPEPQDYAERLGSVLSVLYLIFNEGYLPAAGDQWVRPDVSAEALRLARMVAGLMPREPEAQSLVALMEFHAARFATRVARDGTPIPLDEQDRSRWDRAQIERGRAALARADRIGRGRASYGLQAAIAECHAVAPTAEDTDWARIVVLYEALGRIAPSPVVELNRAVAVAMSTGPASALRLVDDLERSGRLAGYAGLPAVRGELLARLGRNEEARGELESAARLTGNERERAALLAKAAGLGRAVE; from the coding sequence ATGTCCGACGTGACGGATGCCGCGGGCGCGGTCGTCCCGGCGGATGACGCCGACGTCGACCGTGCCCGGCGCGCCCTCGCCGCGGTGTGGCGAATCGAGTCCGCGCGCATCATCGCGACGCTGACGCGCTTCGTCGGCGACGTCGGCCAGGCCGAGGACCTCGCCCAGGAGGCGATGCTCGAGGCGCTCAGGCAGTGGCCGGTCGAGGGCGTGCCGCGCAACGGCGGCGCCTGGCTCACGGCGGTCGCGAAGCGCCGCGCGATCGACGGCTGGCGGCGTCGCGAGCGGCTCGACGAGCGGTACGCCGCGATGGCCCGCGACCTCGAGGAGGAGGAGCGCACGGCATCCGGCACCTTCTGGGACCCCGACACCATCGACGACGACGTGCTGCGCCTCGTGTTCGTCGCGTGCCACCCCGTGCTCTCGCGGGAGGCGCAGATCGCGCTCACGCTGCGGATCGTCGGCGGCCTCAGCTCCGAGGAGATCGCCCGGGCATTCCTCGTGCCGGTCGCGACGATCCAGCAGCGCATCGTGCGGGCGAAGAAGACCCTCGCCGCGGCCAACGTGCCGTTCGAGGTGCCCGAGCCGCAGGACTACGCCGAGCGCCTCGGCTCGGTGCTCAGCGTGCTCTACCTGATCTTCAACGAGGGCTACCTGCCCGCGGCCGGCGACCAGTGGGTGCGACCGGATGTCTCGGCCGAGGCCCTCCGCCTCGCCCGTATGGTCGCCGGCCTCATGCCGCGGGAGCCCGAGGCGCAGTCGCTGGTGGCGCTCATGGAGTTCCACGCGGCGCGGTTCGCCACGCGCGTGGCGCGCGACGGCACGCCGATCCCCCTCGACGAGCAGGACCGCAGCCGCTGGGACCGCGCCCAGATCGAGCGTGGACGCGCCGCGCTCGCGCGCGCCGACCGCATCGGGCGCGGCCGAGCGTCGTACGGGCTGCAGGCCGCCATCGCCGAGTGCCACGCGGTGGCGCCGACCGCCGAGGACACCGACTGGGCCCGCATCGTGGTGCTCTACGAGGCGCTCGGACGCATCGCACCGTCGCCCGTCGTGGAGCTCAACCGTGCGGTCGCCGTGGCGATGTCCACCGGTCCGGCGAGCGCGCTGCGCCTCGTGGACGACCTCGAGCGCTCGGGGCGGCTCGCCGGCTACGCCGGGCTGCCCGCCGTGCGCGGCGAACTGCTCGCGCGGCTCGGCCGCAACGAGGAGGCCCGCGGCGAGCTCGAGAGCGCGGCGCGGCTCACGGGCAACGAGCGCGAGCGCGCCGCACTGCTCGCGAAGGCGGCGGGGCTCGGTCGGGCGGTCGAGTAG
- a CDS encoding YciI family protein, with translation MKYMLIMRDSEEAIEASKDLDFEEIIAAMGRYNESLIKAGVLLAGEGLAPVEEGFVVDFDATPPVVTDGPYAEAKELFNGFWIIGVSSKEEAIEWAKRCPLGPGTKLEVRRVNELEDFPQDNEWIQKEAQWRADAEGRLGSSS, from the coding sequence ATGAAGTACATGCTGATCATGCGGGACTCCGAGGAGGCCATCGAGGCCTCGAAGGACCTCGACTTCGAGGAGATCATCGCGGCGATGGGTCGCTACAACGAGTCGCTCATCAAGGCCGGCGTGCTGCTCGCCGGCGAGGGCCTCGCGCCGGTCGAGGAGGGGTTCGTCGTCGACTTCGACGCGACACCGCCAGTCGTCACCGACGGCCCGTACGCCGAGGCGAAGGAGCTGTTCAACGGGTTCTGGATCATCGGCGTCTCGAGCAAGGAGGAGGCCATCGAGTGGGCCAAGCGCTGCCCGCTCGGGCCCGGGACGAAGCTCGAGGTGCGACGAGTGAACGAGCTCGAGGACTTCCCGCAGGACAACGAGTGGATCCAGAAGGAGGCCCAGTGGCGTGCCGACGCCGAGGGCCGACTCGGATCGTCGAGCTGA